The Panicum hallii strain FIL2 chromosome 5, PHallii_v3.1, whole genome shotgun sequence genome contains the following window.
AGAACTGAGATCCATGAATATACGCATCCAGTCCCATAAATAGCAATGACTTCCATATTATAGGGAACAATGGCACTGCTTCTCTATTCACTAGTAACATTTATACCAGAATCCATTAATTATCAGACTTCTAAAACTGAATGTCTTGAAACTTCCAAGAGAAATTCTTGACAATTCTGAATTTCTGATTGCTTTCAAAATGCTTGATGCAAATGTCAATGGTACAAGGCCAACACCATAAGGATTAAAAAAAACTAACTACTCGAGCAGGCAAGAGTTAGTTACCTTCCCTTCCCTGTAACAATCTGAAtcttctggatcatcatctggaaAGCGTGCAACCACTGCCACCGCATTCACATCTGAATGATTCACTAGTGTGTCAACAGCTCTCATCAGAGAATCAGAGTTCCCGACACTTCCCGTCGACTTCCCACACTTAGGATCAAACCATGTCTTGATCTACACCAGACATTGGCAGGCCATAAGCAAACACCAAGACTTTACATTGGCAGGCCATAAGCAAACACCAAGACTTTAAGTATTCTTACAACTACATGTACTAGTATCAAAACTGTATATGCACCTCCAGAGGAGCATCTGTGACAATGTACTCGACTACAGGCAGCCCAAGCGATGCCCTTGCGGCATCTGCAACCTGCAAGTGGCGCAGCTGGAGGTTCTCCTCGATTCCAGAATCCAACACCAAGCCTACCTAGGTTGGATCAGTTACAATGTGTCATTGATACGAAGAAACACACATCTTTCAGTAACATTTATGTCACCGTTGTGGAGTTGTGGTCCTTGTGGACGGCGAGTAATTCACTAATCCCCACAGCGAAGCCAAAGGATGGCTTACCTTGTTTTGATGAACGGGTTGAAGAGCCCAAGACCCTTCCGCGAACCTATCAAGGGCGAATCCCTCCACGTAAAGCGTATTGGGCATTGGCCAGTACAACATTGCAGCGTTCAGCACCTGCGATATGAAAGCTTCCAGCTCTGAGCGACCGAATTCAAATGGAGAAGTATCAAGTGAAGTACAGCAGCTTAGGTTTTGGGACGGTTGCAGTTACGTTGGGGTGTGAGATGACACAGTCCGCGACGGAGGCGAGGGTCCTAGCCACCGGGAGGGCGTCGCCGGCGAAGCCCCCGACGGCTGCGCCGACGCCCGTGGGGACAATTAGGACGGACGTGTAGGGCCTCCTGAAGCACGGGGTCCGCGCGTTCGCGGACGGGGAGAAGGGGCGAGCCCTGGTGCGccggcgcggcgccgccgcctgcgaCGGCGTGAAGCGCGCGCCTGGgaagggaagagagagagggagcgcCATCCGCCTTCGCCGGAGCCCGGGGCGAAGGGAGGGAGAGCGAGCGGGCAACGAAAGCGGATAAGGCTGCTACTCGCAGCTGCACCGGGCTAGGCCCACATGCGTCACATGCGTCAGCCCAGTCGGGTACAAAGCCAGTCTTGATTGGGCCGGGCCGTCCAGTTTTCCTTCCTGGCTCCACCTGTCAGTCTCTCGGATTTCCGGACCCCCACGGCCGCCCTCCGCAGACCGCAGACCGCACCGCAGCCAGTGGGCAGACGAGGAGAAGCTTCGCGGACGCCAtgtcgtcgccgtcgccgctgtgcgccgcctcctgctccaccgctctccgcgcgccaccgcccctCCTGCGCttccgccgctctgccgccccGGTCTCCGCCTCGGTGGCCCGCGCGGCGCCTGCCGTCTCTGACGACCTCGTCCTCCGCATCGCCGAGCAGCTCGAGGACTCCGTGACCTCCTCCTCCCCGCTCCTCGACCCCCTCCGCTCCGCATCCGCGCTCTCTCTCCTCTCCACGCCCTGGCCCACCCGCCGCTCCAGCGAGGCCTTCCGCTTTACCGACATCTCCTACCTCCGCTCCTTCCCCATCTCCCTCCCCTCCCGGGCGCCCGACCtcgcgccgcgcgcctccccttTCCCCTCCCACGTCCTCTTTTCGGACGGGCTCCTCGTATCCGCCTCCGGCGTTCATGTCAGCGCCCTCGCCGATCTTCCCCCCGGCCGCGCGCGagaccgcgccgccgcggcgctcgccgcctccgccgaaTTCGCCCACAAGGACCTCTTCTACGACTTCAACGCCGTTGGGGCGAGGGATGTCGTGGTCGTGCACGTGCCCGAGGGGGTCAAGGCTGCTGATGACCCTGTCCACATCATGTTCGCTTATACCAATCGCGGTGTGGAGAGCATGCTGATGTCCAATCCGAGGATTCTGGTCGTGGCCGAGAAGGAAGCAGAGGTGGCCATAGTGGAGGAGCACTTTGGGGCTGGAGAAGAAGGTGGTTGCTATTGGGCCAATCCAGTAGCAGAGATTATCGTTGATGCTGGCGCAAGGGTTGTTCATTCATACTTGCAGCGGCAATCATTTGATGCAGCACATACTAAATGGACTGTCGTCCAGCAGGTGAGTCTCCATTTGAGATAAATGTTCTAAGATTCTTGAAATTGTAGTTATGAAGTTTGAATGTGATATACTCTTGAAATGGGATAGAATAGTGATGATGAGAGAACCCAATTCTGATTATTATTGGAGACAGATTATCAGTATTACTCGATTCGGGGCATTGGTCATTCCAGGTTCTCG
Protein-coding sequences here:
- the LOC112893693 gene encoding uncharacterized protein LOC112893693, with product MALPLSLPFPGARFTPSQAAAPRRRTRARPFSPSANARTPCFRRPYTSVLIVPTGVGAAVGGFAGDALPVARTLASVADCVISHPNVLNAAMLYWPMPNTLYVEGFALDRFAEGSWALQPVHQNKVGLVLDSGIEENLQLRHLQVADAARASLGLPVVEYIVTDAPLEIKTWFDPKCGKSTGSVGNSDSLMRAVDTLVNHSDVNAVAVVARFPDDDPEDSDCYREGKGVDLLAGVEAIISHLIVKEFKIPAAHAPAVLPPPLSPLVSPRSAAEEIGYTFLPCVLAGLSNAPQYVMRRQGILGSDCIVAGDVDSVILPKDSCGGEGTLAFARAARKHKPLIITVQENETVLDDTPDKFGIEALNVRNYWEAIGVVAAHKAGVNPNALRRQGIDHLKSPRRLYSAYSSGPRPSAHPPVHEKVHIQQLAKQI
- the LOC112893692 gene encoding protein ABCI7, chloroplastic; this encodes MSSPSPLCAASCSTALRAPPPLLRFRRSAAPVSASVARAAPAVSDDLVLRIAEQLEDSVTSSSPLLDPLRSASALSLLSTPWPTRRSSEAFRFTDISYLRSFPISLPSRAPDLAPRASPFPSHVLFSDGLLVSASGVHVSALADLPPGRARDRAAAALAASAEFAHKDLFYDFNAVGARDVVVVHVPEGVKAADDPVHIMFAYTNRGVESMLMSNPRILVVAEKEAEVAIVEEHFGAGEEGGCYWANPVAEIIVDAGARVVHSYLQRQSFDAAHTKWTVVQQDTSSKYEFVEVSTGAKLNRHNLHIQQLGPETETELSTLHLTSQNKQIHDLHSRLILDHPRAFSRQLHKCIACCTGNSIFDGNIKVNRYAQQTDAGQETKCLILSPKALVNVKPNLQIIADDVKCTHGAAISGELDPNELFYFQARGINAQTATDALLYFFGAHVIKRIPYKPINEKALAEFKELLASSRQTTDEALLS